A single window of Lutzomyia longipalpis isolate SR_M1_2022 chromosome 1, ASM2433408v1 DNA harbors:
- the LOC129791699 gene encoding protein toll — MIWMKFAATIVLSCLLGATRGQYAQDFEMESKHDVCKVKCDCYTEVDKNVLECPKEDSRIRVSYSRYKQPINRTYIDISCFVDDEEYRNLPNVTIDNINIVKISSCELPRSASIMTVLNRLGVHNVVTLFINNARKEFRNKLIRQHLTGLSNLTRLTISSSYITEIPEDFFEDVPNITWLSLKMNKITTIKNVFSKLKNLDTLELGENNLHSIEDGTFENNSRLRILTLWTNNIQNLTKNAFRGIESLRILDLTNNQIETFEPDVFDLLPNLSEIYLNKNNFRELPSGLFKNNKKLKDFVLLYNQRSLKNLPSGFFANLNELNRVYMRCDLETLPSDLFSGSENLQHIDLSNNKLVSVPKEMLAGQKNLKTLHLSFNKLTKLEDGLFDGATALTELYLNNNNLTQLPRHIFNSLSNLETLYLNNNNLMTIPMDTFGNARSLKVIDMSHNVLTFMENQHEPFQLSSPFQIQTNLHHLNLSHNHIEKVFPDWMFNLIKLEHLDLSYNNINFITTNDLQFLSRKIQVYLTHNQITEIFFKDIEAMASDHNLSDNIEVPVLYLDGNPVVCDCLLTEFVRLVKNQLSSDVKKLIKIDPGKLTCSAPPEHAGKLVASVDPHDLYCDFDTDSSKIKKCPIGCKCQLRRTDYALVVNCSNAELTTVPVLPNPQTSSLNFTILYLENNYLTHLPKNTDLGYDRVRFLYAKSNNITNIAPENLPSQLELLDLRNNNMIHINETVLSAFNDTNTLKNISLSNNPWKCNCEALSFMIYIQSQFKKVNDYDNLECSDGQRINKMVPGDICTDDVQTIVALSITLALLGILIGILAALYYKYQQEIKIWMYWHNICPFIFNSDTLDANKKYDAFISYSHKDEDFVADTLVPELEFRRKFNLCIHRRDWTVGDFIPDQIIRSVADSRRTIIVLSPNYVESVWGTMEFRAAHHTAVKENVSRVIVIIYGDVNTQNMDSELKSYIDMNTYIKWGDPWFWERLHYALRTIKTGKKGAGAFFKTSSKSTVDDKLELIHPSPMTPPHATSPVDSPKLNGSISYARNGKLPNGGLNGHVNGAFIINTNSKQSDV, encoded by the exons AtgatttggatgaaatttgCAGCAACAATTGTACTCTCGTGCCTCTTGGGAGCCACGAGGGGGCAATATGCGCAAGACTTTGAAATGGAAAGTAAGCACGATGTGTGCAAAGTTAAGTGTGATTGCTATACTGAAGTGGATAAGAATGTTCTTGAATGCCCAAAAGAGGATTCCCGAATCCGCGTAAGCTACTCGCGCTACAAACAGCCCATTAATCGAACGTACATCGATATAAGTTGCTTTGTGGACGATGAAGAGTACAGGAATCTACCAAATGTAACAATTGACAATATTAACATTGTCAAGATTAGCAGTTGCGAATTACCACGAAGTGCATCAATTATGACTGTACTCAATCGTCTTGGGGTACACAATGTTGTGACGCTCTTCATAAATAATGCCCGAAAGGAGTTCCGCAATAAACTCATACGGCAACACCTGACTGGATTGAGCAATCTCACGCGCCTCACAATAAGTTCCAGCTACATTACGGAGATCCCTGAAGATTTCTTCGAGGATGTCCCCAACATAACGTGGTTGAGTttgaaaatgaacaaaataacCACCATAAAGAATGTCTTCAGTAAACTCAAGAATCTCGATACACTCGAATTGggtgaaaataatttgcattcaATCGAAGATGGGACATTCGAGAATAACTCCCGCCTCCGCATACTAACTCTGTGGACGAATAACATTCAGAATCTCACAAAGAATGCATTTCGTGGAATTGAATCTCTTCGTATTCTCGATTTGACCAACAAtcaaattgaaacatttgaaCCCGATGTTTTTGACCTCTTGCCAAATCTCTCGGAAATTTATCTGAATAAGAATAACTTCCGTGAACTCCCAAGTGGTTTATTTAAGAacaataaaaagttaaaagatttCGTGCTACTGTACAATCAGAGATCCCTCAAGAACCTCCCAAGTGGTTTCTTTGCCAATCTCAATGAACTCAATCGTGTCTATATGAGATGTGATTTAGAAACATTACCCAGTGATTTGTTTAGTGGTTCCGAAAATTTGCAACATATTGATTTGTCAAACAATAAATTAGTGTCTGTGCCAAAGGAAATGCTGGCGGGTCAGAAGAATCTCAAAACACTCCATTTGAGTTTCAACAAATTGACCAAATTGGAAGATGGATTGTTTGATGGTGCAACAGCCCTCACTGAACTCTAtctcaacaacaacaacctTACGCAGCTACCCag GCACATTTTCAATTCTCTCTCCAATCTTGAGACATTGTACCTCAACAATAATAACCTGATGACAATCCCAATGGATACATTTGGCAATGCAAGATCCCTCAAAGTCATCGATATGTCACACAATGTGCTAACATTCATGGAGAATCAACACGAACCCTTCCAGCTTAGTTCACCATTTCAGATACAGACAAACCTTCATCATCTCAATCTAAGTCACAATCATATCGAGAAAGTCTTCCCCGATTGGATGTTCAATCTAATTAAGCTGGAGCATCTGGATTTGAGCTATAacaacattaattttatcacaaccaatgatttgcaatttttatcgCGGAAAATTCAGGTGTACTTAACACACAATCAAATTacggaaattttcttcaaagataTCGAAGCAATGGCCAGTGATCACAATTTATCGGATAACATTGAGGTACCTGTACTGTATTTGGATGGGAATCCTGTGGTATGCGACTGTCTACTGACGGAATTTGTGCGTTTGGTGAAGAATCAATTGAGTAGCGATGTGAAGAAACTGATTAAAATTGATCCTGGCAAGCTAACTTGTAGTGCACCACCGGAACATGCGGGAAAACTAGTGGCTTCTGTTGATCCGCACGATCTATACTGTGACTTTGACACAGATAGCAGTAAGATCAAGAAATGCCCAATTGGTTGCAAATGTCAGCTACGTCGAACGGATTATGCACTCGTTGTTAACTGCTCCAATGCTGAACTTACAACTGTCCCAGTTCTCCCCAATCCACAGACCTCATCTCTAAACTTCACCATTCTCTACTTGGAAAACAACTACCTTACACACCTGCCCAAAAATACAGATCTTGGCTACGATCGAGTACGTTTCCTCTATGCAAAGAGCAACAATATAACAAATATTGCACCTGAAAACCTTCCATCTCAGCTGGAATTGCTTGATTTACGAAATAACAACATGATCCACATAAATGAAACAGTTCTCAGTGCATTCAACGACACCAACAccctcaaaaatatttcactgagCAACAATCCATGGAAATGTAATTGCGAAGCATTGAGCTTCATGATTTATATCCAGAGCCAATTTAAGAAAGTGAATGACTATGATAATCTTGAGTGCTCAGATGGGCAGAGGATTAATAAAATGGTGCCCGGGGATATTTGCACAGATGATGTTCAAACGATTGTGGCACTAAGCATCACACTTGCCCTACTTGGTATTCTCATTGGCATACTAGCTGCACTGTACTACAAATATCAgcaggaaattaaaatatggaTGTATTGGCACAATATTTGCCCTTTCATCTTCAACAGCGACACATTGGATGCAAACAAGAAATACGATGCATTCATCTCGTATTCACACAAAGATGAAGATTTTGTTGCTGATACACTTGTGCCAGAATTGGAATTTCGCCGGAAGTTCAATTTATGCATCCATAGACGTGATTGGACAGTTGGAGATTTTATTCCTGATCAG ATAATCCGCTCCGTAGCTGATTCTCGTCGTACAATAATCGTACTCAGTCCCAACTATGTGGAATCCGTATGGGGCACCATGGAGTTCAGAGCGGCGCATCATACAGCAGTGAAAGAGAATGTTTCACGTGTCATTGTGATCATATATGGCGACGTGAATACACAGAATATGGATTCAGAGCTCAAGAGCTATATCGACATGAATACATACATCAAATGGGGGGATCCGTGGTTTTGGGAGCGTCTCCACTATGCCCTGAGGACAATTAAGACTGGCAAAAAGGGAGCAG GTGCATTCTTCAAGACATCGTCAAAGAGTACGGTAGACGATAAATTAGAACTAATTCATCCATCACCAATGACACCACCACATGCAACATCACCTGTCGACAGCCCAAAGCTCAATGGGTCAATATCTTATGCGCGCAATGGGAAGTTACCCAATGGTGGACTCAATGGACACGTAAATGGTGCATTTATCATCAATACAAACTCCAAACAGAGCGATGTTTGA